From the Oceanivirga salmonicida genome, the window CTCTATTTGAAACTAAGAACGGATAAATCATTAAAATAATATATCTCGTTATAGGTATAAAAATTAATGCAGAAATAATTACCGTGTATAAATTATTTCTCAAATAAATCTTTGAAATTTCAGTTTTATTGAATCCAAATAATTTAAACATTGAAATATTATACTTCTGCCTATCTATAATCATCTTAACCATTAAGTACATAACAAGCACAAATAGTATTACTGAGGAAAAGATTAATATATAGATTAGTCTATTCATTAGTTCCATAAATGTATGCGATGATTCTTTAACATCGTTACCAGTTGTTACCGAATAGAGCCTTCCTTTTTCGATATCAAGCTTATTATCAGAAATAATTAAATTGTAATAATTGTGTTCTTTATCAAATCGCTTCCGCATATCATCAATATTCATAAATACAAATAATCCTGGTGCATAATTAACTATTTTTTTTACTTTGAATACATATTTTATCGAATTTATTTTATCTTCCAATTCAAAATCATCGCCAACTTCAACAGCGTATTTATTAGCAACTGATGTGGATATGTAAAGTTCGTCCTTATTGGTTTCTATTTCGTATGGGAATGAATCACTATTCTTATAAATTCCTAAGATAGAAACATTGAAATTTTCATTTAGCACTTTTTTATCAAGTTTTTTGAGATATGCCTTTTCAACTCCTTCATAATTATCTTTTTCATTATCTGGATAAGACAGTGAATACATATAATTGAACTTTACATCCCTGCTCGTTTCATCAACAAGGTTTGTTAATGCACTATATATAGAAAATGCCAACATTATAAGGAGTAGGGATATAAATATTCCCAGTGAAATTGTAAGGTTATATTTAATCTCTCTAATAAACAACTTGATTCTAAACTTATTAATAAATTTAAAACCACGATATTTATTTCCCTTTATATCCTTAGGTTTGTATGCTGATTGTGTTTTTCTCATTAAATCTAGAGGCTCTTTAGAAAGCTTCTTGTTAATGAATACAAAATTTATTAACAATGATATCAGTATGGGTGAAACAACACCATAGATTATCAAATATGTAGGATATATATGATTTAATTTCGGATACGAGAAGTAATTAACGTTATCTCCCATTTGCAAGTCAATAGCTAAAAATCCTAGTATTGTGCCTGTTATTCCTCCTAATACACAGATTGCGACAGGCAATGCTATAAAATGCTTTATAAGTTCTTTTTTAGAAAACCCTAACGCATATAACGTGCCTATTATTTTACTTTCTCTATCTATTGCACTAATCACAAATGTAGATAAAACATAGGCTAATAGAATTAAAATAATAAATCCTGCTGTTAATGCACCTTTTTTATCTACCTGAATGTCTCTTGCAGAAGCATCTATTCTAGGATTATCTTCCGCTTCAATAAATTCCTTTAAGTTTTTATAAGTTGCCTGTTTATAGCCACCTGTTAATTTATTGAAATATTCATATGCATACTCATCTTTAACGTTTGAAACCTTGAACTCAAACTCGCTAATTTTATCATATACATCATCACTTGTTGCTTCATCATAAAGTTTATAAGCATATTGTACAGATTCTGCTTTCAAAGATTTCTTCGAATTTAGTAGTAGCTTATAGCCTTCTTCATTTACAAATGCGGTTGAGAATATTTTTGCATTAGAAGATGAGTCTGTTAGTTCATCTAAGACATCGTCATAATCTGGAGTTGAACCAATACCTACAACAGTAAATATATTATCAGCTATTGTTATTTCATCACCTACAGCAATATTATTTGCCTTACAATAGTTCTTTTCTAAGACAATCTCCGTTTCCGAACTAGCTTCTTTACCTTTATCAAGCTCAATTAAATCTATTTTTTTTCTAGTTTCAAAAACTCTAATACTACCCTCATCCATAGCAAAATCCAATGAAAAATGTTTTTCTAACACTATTCCCATATCTCTTAATTCATCTATTTGAACATCGGTTAAAGGCACAAATACCGAAAATTGACCATCTTCAATCACATTATCTTTTGCGTGTTTTTCAACACCTTTAATAACGGTATCTGCCGAGCCAGCTACACTTACAACTAAGAACATTGAAATTACAACAGAAATAAATATAGAAAAGTACTGTAAAAAATGTTCTTTAAAATCTCTTAATATCTTCTTTTTTAGCATAATTTATTACCACTCTATTTCTTTTGCAGGAATTTTTTCATTATCAAAGTCTTCTTTTATAATTCCATCTTTTAAAACAATTATCTTGTCTGCCATTTTTTTTATTTCTTCATTGTGAGTTATTATCAATATTGTTGTTCCGTACATTTGATTTATTTTTTCAAATAGAACTAGCATTTCTTTAGATGACTTATAATCTAAAGCTCCTGTAGGTTCATCACATAATAATATTTTAGGATTTTTTACTATAGCACGAGCAACAGAGCATCTTTGTTGCTGGCCCCCAGAAACCTGTGAAGGATATTTGTCTTGGAATTCATATATATTTAGAACTTTTAAAATCTCATCAATATCTAGAGGCTCGCTAGACAAATACTGAGACACCTCAATGTTTTCTCTAAGAGTTAGGTTTGGGATCAAATTATAGAACTGAAATACAAATCCCAAATAATCTCTCCTGTATTTTGTTATATTTTTTTTATTTAACTTATTTATCTCAAGACCATCAATTAAGATTTGTCCTGAATCTATTTTGTCTAGTCCACCAATAACGTTTAAAAAAGTTGATTTACCTGAACCCGAAGGACCTAATATAACAGAAATAGTACCTTTTTCAATTTTGGTACTTATTTTTTTTAATACTTGTACGTAGTTTTCATTCGTTCCATAGCTTTTGATAACATCATTTAGTTCTAAAAACATAATTTATAGCTCCTTTTTTTCACTTTATTTTCTACATAATCAGTTATTTTTTTAACTGTTAATAAATCTATCAATTCATCTTCTTCAATTTCTTTATCAGTAAAAGGTCTAATAATTTTACTACTCCATTTCTTCCAGTATAATTTTTTTGTTTTTTATTCTTAATATATTAAATACTTCATCAATATCTTCATTTATTTAGTATTCCAATTGTATCAAAAATAGCATTTTTATTTAAAATTTTTATTATTTTTCTAATGTGATAATGAATTTTTTTTTAGTACTTTATAATTATCTCAAACCTTTAAAACCTTTTAATTACTTAGTTATTAAAGCAACTATTTCAATATGGTGTGTATTTGGGAACATATCAACTGCTGTAAGTTTAGTTAATTTGTAACCTTTTTCTTTTAAAATTTCAAAATCTCTTGCAAATGTTGATGGTTCGCAAGATATGTATATAATTTTTTTAATTTCATTTTTTGCGACTTGATTTAATACACTTTGCTCTATTCCTTTTCTAGGCGGGTCAAATACAATATACTCAATATTTTCATATTTAACGATATTTTCTATTTTATCTTCTACCTTAGAACATATAAATTTAATATTATTTATATCATTATTTTTAGCAGTATTTTTTGCTGCTTGAACCGCACTTTTAACTGATTCTATTGCATAAACCTTTTTCAATTTGTTTCCTATTAACATTGCAATGGTTCCCGTTCCTGAAAAAGCATCTATTGCCATTTTATCACTATCATCTATATATGATATAGCTTTTGTATATAATTTTTTTACCTGCTCTATATTTATTTGGAAAAATGAATCTAAGTATATTTCAAAATTTATACCAAAAACTTCTTCATTTAATATTTTAGAACCAAAAAGATGAATATTTTCATCACCTAATATCACATTATTTTTCTTATTTTTTACTGATACATAAACTGAAACAATCTCAGAATTTTCATTGTATAATTTTTCCAATATTTTATTTAATTTATTTATTTCTTTTTTACCATTTACAACTATTGCTAACATTACTTCATTTTTTGTATTATTTCTGATAATTAAATGCTTTAAAAAGCCTTTACTATTTTTATCGCTATATACACTAAATTTTTCTTCATTTAATTTTTCTAAAACTTTTTCAGTTATTCTTATAGAAATTTCAGATTTTAGTATATCTTCTTTAGCGCTAAATATATCATGTGATTTTCTATCATAAAAACCTGTATTTATTTTACCATTTTCTATAAAAAAAGGTTCAGCTACTTTATTTCTATAATTTTTATCATTATCTGCACCTATTATACCATCATAAATATTAGTTATATCAAACTTAAACAATTCTTTTAACATCATAGTTTTATATTCTAATTGTTTTTCATATTTTAACATAGCAAAATCACAGCCAGAATGCTCTTTAAAACTTATTTTATTAGATATTATTCTGTCTTTTGATGCCTGTATAATTTCAGTTATTAATGCTCTAATATATGTTTTTTTTACTGAAATAACTTTTACTTTAACTGTATCACCTATACAACTCATAGGAACAAATATGACCATTCCGTCTAAGTGTCCTAATCCTTCACCACCAAAAGCTATTTTTTTTATTTCAACTTCTAATATTTCCCCTATTTTATACATAAAAACTCCAATGCTGTTTTATAACTTGCTATCATACCAACTCTTACAGCATTACTATCCGCAATAAAAGTATCAGTATGTAATGTAGTATTTTCTTTATCAATAGGACTTACACCTAACCTATAAAATGTCCCTGTAATTTCTTCTAAGAAAAAACCGAAATCTTCTACGTCCATTCTAGTTTGTTCAATATATTCAATACTATTTTCTCCTAATATATCTTTGGTATTTTCTTCAAAATATTTTGTAAATTCTTTATCATTTATAACTGGTGCATAGCTATCCCTTATTTCTACTTCTAGTTTAGCACCATATGATTTAACATAATCTTTTAATTCGTTATTTAATATATTTACTATATATTTTTTAGTTTCTTGATCTAATGTTCTAATTGTTCCTGTCAATTCTGCATTATCTGCAACAATATTTTCTGCAGTTCCTGCATTAAATGTTCCTACAGTTATTACTGCAGCGTTTCTACCATCAATTTTTCTTGAAACAATAGTTTGTAAATAATCTACTACTTTACTCGCAATTACTATACTATCTATACCCTGATATGCAAGTGCAGCATGTGCAGGACGTCCGATAACATTTAATTTAAATACTGCTGATGTAGCATGCATTTTTCCATATTTTATTCCTATTTTTCCTACTTTTAGTTCTGGTGCTGAATGAAAAGCTAAAATTCTATCATTTTTATCTTTATTTACGCCTGCTTCTAGCATTCTTTTGGCTCCACCTACTGTTTCTTCTGCTGGTTGAAAATAAAAGTTGGCTGTTCCACCCCATTTATCTTTTGAATTTAATAAAGCTAATATTAGACCTAATTGCACTGACATATGAATATCATGTCCACAAGCATGCATAACACCAACATTTTTAGACTTATATTCTAATTCATTATTTTCAATTATAGGTAGAGCATCCATATCTGCTCTAAATGCCATTTTTTTTCCAGTACCATTTTTTATATAAGCATGTATACCAGTTTCTAAAACTTCTTTGTATTCTACCCCATTTTCTTCTAAAAATTTTATAATCATATTTTTAGTTTTAAATTCTTTATCACTTAATTCAGGATATTTATGTAAATTTTTTCTAATTTCTATTATATTTTTTTCTATTTTATCAATTAAATTTAAAATATATTCATTTTTATTCATAACCACACTCCTATAACCAATTATACTAAAAAATAAAAAAAAAGTATAGAACTCTTTAATATTCTATACTTAAATATTATTTTATATAATTTATATTATTATTATACATAAACCCTAATTCTATAGCCTTATTTTCTATTTCACGCATATTTAATGATTCTGCTTTTATTCCTTCTAATAAAGAATTTTCATTTTTTAAAGCTACTAATTCAGTTTCTAATTCATAATTAACCTTTGCAACATTTGCCAATGAACTATAACTTATATAATTTATTGCAAATACTAATACTGTTGCCATTCCTAATGCTATTATTAATTTGTAATACATTTCTATTACAACTGATTTTCTTTCGCTTTTTACACCTGCTATATTTACTCTTTTTACTCTTTCCATAATCTTTACTTCCTTTCAAATATTCTTAATCTCGCTGAATGTGCTCTATTATTCTCTTTTAATTCCTTTTCATTAGCTATAAATCCTTTTTTATTTATAACTTTTCCTAAACTTTCTTTTTTACATATACATATTGGCATTTTTGGTGGACATGTACATGGATTTTCAAATTCTCTAAACTTATCTTTTATCATTTTATCTTCTAGAGAATGAAAACTTATTATAAGTAACCTTCCTCCGGGTTTTAAAATTTCAATTGCGTTATTTATTGCCTCTTCTAAAATTTCTAATTCATTATTAACGTATATTCTTAATGCTTGAAATGTCCTTTTAGCCGGATGCTTTTTCATACTTTTTCCAACTGCCTTAATTACAATACTGGCTAGTTGTGTTGTAGTATTTATAGGTCCTTCTCTCCTTGAATTTACAATATATGAAGCAATTTTTCTTGATTTAGGTTCTTCGCCATATTTATAAATAATATCTGCTAATTCCTTTTCACTATATTTATTTACTACTTCATGTGCTGTTAATTCTTGACTTCTGTCCATTCTCATATCAAGTTTTGCCTCATATTTATAAGAAAAACCTCTTTGGGCATCATCAAATTGATTTGATGAAACTCCAATATCCATTAATATTGCATCAACTTTATCATAAGAAGCCATATAAATTACACTTTTCATATTTCTAAAATTATTTTTAAATATTTTTATTCTATTTTCATATTTCTCTAATCTTTTAGTCGCGAATTCTATTGCTGCATCATCTTGGTCTATTGCAATTACAACTGAATTATCATTAGAATTTTCTAAAATACCTTCAGTATGACCACCACCACCTAATGTACAATCTAGATATATTCTATATTCATCTTTTATCATATTATCTATTACTTGATTGTATAATACAGGCTTATGATACATAACATTTCCTTTCTAAAACTCTATTCCTTCAACTATGTCTTCAATATTTTCATTACTATCGTCAACATATTTATCCCAAATTTCTTTCGACCATATTTCAATTTTTTCATTATTACCTATAACAACGACATCTTTTTCAATTTGAGAATGTTTTATTAGAGCTTGTGGTAATTTTATTCTTCCTTGTGCATCAAATTCTAAATCGTCCACTGCACTTCCAGAAATAAATCTTTTATATATTCTATGTGATGAATTAGTGTCTTTAAGTTTTTTTAATTCTTCCGTTTTTATTATCCACTCATTTTCTGGAAATAATTGTATAGAATTATCAAATCCTTTGGTGATTGTAAATGGTTTTGTAAGTTGTTCTCTAAATTTTGATGGCATAGTTATTCTTCCTTTGCTATCAATTTTACAACTATATTCTCCTACAAACATTTTCATTCACCCACTTTTCTCCACAATCTACCACTTTTCTCCACTTATTACTATATTTATACACTATTTTAAGAAAAAAAGCAAATTTATTTTTGCAATAAAAAAAGAGAAAAAACTCATTTTATAAGTTTTTTCCCATTATAATGTTATTCTATTTCAAAATAGACACAATATATTGTGTAAAAATTTTTTTTATTTTTTTTTATTTTTTTTTAATAATAACGTAATTTTCTTTCTATTTCTATAATCTCATTTTCAATATAAACTTTCTTAGAATAATCATTTGTATATTTTAAAGCTTCTTTATAATGCTCAATTGCTTTTCTATAATGAGATCTTATATTGAAAGTTGATATTTCTGATTCTGCTCTTTTTAAAAATTCTTTTGCTTTTTCTATGTGAATAGCATAACGTGAATTATCTCCATTATATAATCTCTCAGTTATTCTTTTATTAATGTACTTTATATACTCTTCTACTTCATTTCTCATGTCATAAGTTAGATTATAATTAAGCGTACTTTTAAACTTAGTTAATGCATTATTATAATAAATAATTGCTGTATCAATATCAGATATACTTTCAGCTCTTTGATAATCTTTTTGTGCTGAATAATATATATCGTTTATACGATTACTATTATTATTATTATTACCAATATATCCTTTTTCTATTATTCTATTATTTATATGCTTTATATATTCTTCTACTTCATTTCTCATGTCGTAAGTTAGATTATAATTAAGCATTTTTTTAAATTTAACTAATGCACTATTGTAATATCTTAATGCTGAATTAATATTTGTAATTCTTTCAGCTTCTTGATAATCTTTTTGGGCAGAAACATAAAGTCTATTTACAACTTCATAACCTTTATTCCTGTTACTGCCCCCATTAAAACCCAGTTTTAACTTAATATTTTCTAAATATACATCAATTTGTTGAACTTTATCTCTTGAACCATATGCTCTATATAATTCTCTTGCTTTTAAGAAAATTTCTTTTGCATAACTATATTCACCTGAGTTATAGTATCTAACACCTCTGTTAAAGTATTCATCAGCATTTTCTACTTTTAATTTATTGTTTATATTTTCTAAATATAAATTTATTTGTCTTATATAACTACTGTCAGAATATTTTTTATATATTGATAATGCTTTTTCAAAATTATATTTAGCTGAAGTATATCTATTTCTTTCGTAATCATTTACACCTTCTAAGAAATTCTTATTTGCTTTTGCATAATCCACTTCTCTATCAAGTTTCTCTAATATTTTTCTTATGTTTCTTGCTTTATGA encodes:
- a CDS encoding ABC transporter permease, with translation MLKKKILRDFKEHFLQYFSIFISVVISMFLVVSVAGSADTVIKGVEKHAKDNVIEDGQFSVFVPLTDVQIDELRDMGIVLEKHFSLDFAMDEGSIRVFETRKKIDLIELDKGKEASSETEIVLEKNYCKANNIAVGDEITIADNIFTVVGIGSTPDYDDVLDELTDSSSNAKIFSTAFVNEEGYKLLLNSKKSLKAESVQYAYKLYDEATSDDVYDKISEFEFKVSNVKDEYAYEYFNKLTGGYKQATYKNLKEFIEAEDNPRIDASARDIQVDKKGALTAGFIILILLAYVLSTFVISAIDRESKIIGTLYALGFSKKELIKHFIALPVAICVLGGITGTILGFLAIDLQMGDNVNYFSYPKLNHIYPTYLIIYGVVSPILISLLINFVFINKKLSKEPLDLMRKTQSAYKPKDIKGNKYRGFKFINKFRIKLFIREIKYNLTISLGIFISLLLIMLAFSIYSALTNLVDETSRDVKFNYMYSLSYPDNEKDNYEGVEKAYLKKLDKKVLNENFNVSILGIYKNSDSFPYEIETNKDELYISTSVANKYAVEVGDDFELEDKINSIKYVFKVKKIVNYAPGLFVFMNIDDMRKRFDKEHNYYNLIISDNKLDIEKGRLYSVTTGNDVKESSHTFMELMNRLIYILIFSSVILFVLVMYLMVKMIIDRQKYNISMFKLFGFNKTEISKIYLRNNLYTVIISALIFIPITRYIILMIYPFLVSNRAVGFNLKFALETYFVIAAIILISYFISFALAKLKLNRISVEEILKDRE
- the rlmD gene encoding 23S rRNA (uracil(1939)-C(5))-methyltransferase RlmD, whose translation is MYKIGEILEVEIKKIAFGGEGLGHLDGMVIFVPMSCIGDTVKVKVISVKKTYIRALITEIIQASKDRIISNKISFKEHSGCDFAMLKYEKQLEYKTMMLKELFKFDITNIYDGIIGADNDKNYRNKVAEPFFIENGKINTGFYDRKSHDIFSAKEDILKSEISIRITEKVLEKLNEEKFSVYSDKNSKGFLKHLIIRNNTKNEVMLAIVVNGKKEINKLNKILEKLYNENSEIVSVYVSVKNKKNNVILGDENIHLFGSKILNEEVFGINFEIYLDSFFQINIEQVKKLYTKAISYIDDSDKMAIDAFSGTGTIAMLIGNKLKKVYAIESVKSAVQAAKNTAKNNDINNIKFICSKVEDKIENIVKYENIEYIVFDPPRKGIEQSVLNQVAKNEIKKIIYISCEPSTFARDFEILKEKGYKLTKLTAVDMFPNTHHIEIVALITK
- the mraZ gene encoding division/cell wall cluster transcriptional repressor MraZ, producing the protein MFVGEYSCKIDSKGRITMPSKFREQLTKPFTITKGFDNSIQLFPENEWIIKTEELKKLKDTNSSHRIYKRFISGSAVDDLEFDAQGRIKLPQALIKHSQIEKDVVVIGNNEKIEIWSKEIWDKYVDDSNENIEDIVEGIEF
- a CDS encoding M20 metallopeptidase family protein, with the protein product MNKNEYILNLIDKIEKNIIEIRKNLHKYPELSDKEFKTKNMIIKFLEENGVEYKEVLETGIHAYIKNGTGKKMAFRADMDALPIIENNELEYKSKNVGVMHACGHDIHMSVQLGLILALLNSKDKWGGTANFYFQPAEETVGGAKRMLEAGVNKDKNDRILAFHSAPELKVGKIGIKYGKMHATSAVFKLNVIGRPAHAALAYQGIDSIVIASKVVDYLQTIVSRKIDGRNAAVITVGTFNAGTAENIVADNAELTGTIRTLDQETKKYIVNILNNELKDYVKSYGAKLEVEIRDSYAPVINDKEFTKYFEENTKDILGENSIEYIEQTRMDVEDFGFFLEEITGTFYRLGVSPIDKENTTLHTDTFIADSNAVRVGMIASYKTALEFLCIK
- a CDS encoding ABC transporter ATP-binding protein: MFLELNDVIKSYGTNENYVQVLKKISTKIEKGTISVILGPSGSGKSTFLNVIGGLDKIDSGQILIDGLEINKLNKKNITKYRRDYLGFVFQFYNLIPNLTLRENIEVSQYLSSEPLDIDEILKVLNIYEFQDKYPSQVSGGQQQRCSVARAIVKNPKILLCDEPTGALDYKSSKEMLVLFEKINQMYGTTILIITHNEEIKKMADKIIVLKDGIIKEDFDNEKIPAKEIEW
- the rsmH gene encoding 16S rRNA (cytosine(1402)-N(4))-methyltransferase RsmH, translating into MYHKPVLYNQVIDNMIKDEYRIYLDCTLGGGGHTEGILENSNDNSVVIAIDQDDAAIEFATKRLEKYENRIKIFKNNFRNMKSVIYMASYDKVDAILMDIGVSSNQFDDAQRGFSYKYEAKLDMRMDRSQELTAHEVVNKYSEKELADIIYKYGEEPKSRKIASYIVNSRREGPINTTTQLASIVIKAVGKSMKKHPAKRTFQALRIYVNNELEILEEAINNAIEILKPGGRLLIISFHSLEDKMIKDKFREFENPCTCPPKMPICICKKESLGKVINKKGFIANEKELKENNRAHSARLRIFERK